The following proteins are co-located in the Sulfolobales archaeon genome:
- a CDS encoding HEPN domain-containing protein: MPVRDEVVNWLDGARADLRHARKSIEMGDYSWACFASQQAVEKALKALIIHMFGEYARGHDLVKLYRRVRPHVGFSINEGLLARLSSYYTIARYPNAGVERPYEEIGEDQAREAVEIAEVVINEVSKAIGDP; encoded by the coding sequence GTGCCTGTTAGGGATGAGGTTGTTAACTGGCTTGATGGTGCGAGGGCTGATCTGAGGCATGCTAGGAAGAGTATCGAGATGGGTGATTATAGCTGGGCCTGCTTCGCTTCTCAGCAGGCTGTTGAGAAGGCTTTGAAGGCTCTGATAATACATATGTTTGGTGAATATGCTAGGGGTCATGATCTTGTTAAGCTATATCGTAGGGTTAGGCCCCATGTTGGTTTCAGCATCAACGAGGGTTTATTGGCTAGGCTATCCTCCTACTATACGATTGCCAGATATCCAAATGCCGGTGTTGAGAGGCCTTATGAGGAGATTGGCGAGGACCAGGCTAGGGAGGCTGTTGAGATAGCTGAGGTGGTTATCAATGAGGTCTCAAAGGCTATTGGAGATCCGTAG